One part of the Desulfonema ishimotonii genome encodes these proteins:
- a CDS encoding PHP domain-containing protein — MLFDLHVHTDISPCSRLAVADILRNATYRGLDGVCITDHQTMSIRHKIREGRQPDGLMVIFGMEYTTCEGDFLIFGPFENIPGDLSARALLKTVAAAGGAAVAAHPFRANRPVSDWLIQEGLCRTVEAVNGRNSPDENRQVARWRNAYPLSETGGSDAHTLEELGTVVTRFDRPIHSGDDLISALKNGHCQPWQGYRPPLANALPAVSESDALL, encoded by the coding sequence ATGCTTTTCGACCTGCACGTACACACGGATATATCACCCTGCAGCCGCCTGGCGGTGGCAGACATTCTGAGAAATGCAACATATCGCGGTCTGGACGGTGTCTGTATTACCGATCATCAGACCATGTCCATCCGGCATAAGATCCGCGAAGGCCGTCAGCCCGATGGCCTGATGGTGATTTTCGGCATGGAATATACCACATGCGAGGGCGATTTTCTTATTTTCGGCCCGTTTGAAAACATCCCCGGCGATCTTTCCGCCAGGGCGCTTCTGAAAACCGTTGCAGCGGCCGGCGGCGCGGCAGTTGCCGCCCATCCCTTTCGCGCAAACCGGCCTGTCAGTGACTGGCTGATCCAGGAGGGCCTGTGCCGTACTGTGGAGGCGGTCAACGGACGAAACTCGCCGGACGAAAACCGCCAGGTGGCCCGGTGGCGGAACGCATATCCCCTTTCCGAAACCGGCGGCAGCGATGCCCACACCCTCGAAGAGCTGGGGACCGTGGTCACCCGCTTCGACCGCCCGATTCACTCAGGAGACGATCTTATCAGCGCGCTGAAAAACGGTCATTGTCAGCCCTGGCAGGGATATCGGCCTCCGCTGGCCAATGCCCTCCCCGCCGTTTCCGAATCTGACGCTTTGCTGTGA